In one window of Metasolibacillus fluoroglycofenilyticus DNA:
- a CDS encoding DEAD/DEAH box helicase: MTNFSELNISESTLRSVKRMGFEEATPIQEGTIKFALDGRDILGQAQTGTGKTAAFGIPLIEKIDPKNPNIQALVIAPTRELAIQVSEELYKIGYDKRVKLLSVYGGQEIGRQIRALKNRPQIIVGTPGRIIDHINRRTLKLEDVQTLVLDEADEMLNMGFIDDINSILENVPSNRQTLLFSATMPPAIRKIAETFMQEPEIVKIKAKELTVDNIEQYFVKAQEREKFDILCRVINVHQPELAIIFGRTKRRVDELTQALNLRGYNAEGIHGDLSQAKRISVLRQFKENQIDILVATDVAARGLDISGVTHVYNFDIPQDPESYVHRIGRTGRAGKSGLAVTFVTPREMGYLRIVEETTKKRMTPLKPPTTSEALVGQQQQSVEHLVELVQSAELSDYRLLAEELLENYNAVDLIAAALKSVTREPDATPVTITEERPLPMRRERGSQQGRGGSGRNDRNRRNDRGGSRDRGRDRNRPSSDRNRDRRRESSGSRRPRRRED, from the coding sequence TTGACAAATTTTTCAGAATTAAATATTAGTGAATCTACATTACGCTCAGTGAAGCGTATGGGATTTGAAGAAGCAACACCAATCCAGGAAGGTACAATTAAATTTGCATTAGATGGTCGCGATATACTTGGCCAAGCACAAACTGGTACTGGTAAAACTGCCGCATTTGGTATTCCTCTAATTGAGAAAATTGACCCTAAAAACCCAAACATCCAAGCATTAGTTATTGCTCCAACTCGTGAATTAGCAATTCAAGTTTCGGAAGAGCTTTATAAAATCGGATATGATAAGCGTGTGAAGTTATTATCTGTATACGGTGGTCAGGAAATCGGGCGCCAAATTCGTGCATTGAAAAACAGACCACAAATTATCGTTGGTACACCGGGACGTATTATTGACCATATTAATCGCCGTACATTAAAGCTTGAAGATGTGCAAACATTAGTACTTGATGAAGCGGATGAAATGTTAAATATGGGCTTTATCGATGATATTAATTCGATTTTAGAAAATGTACCATCAAATCGCCAAACATTACTATTCTCAGCAACGATGCCTCCAGCGATTCGCAAAATTGCGGAAACATTCATGCAGGAGCCAGAAATCGTAAAAATTAAGGCAAAAGAATTAACGGTTGATAATATCGAGCAATATTTTGTAAAAGCACAAGAGCGTGAAAAATTCGATATTTTATGTCGCGTTATTAATGTGCACCAACCAGAATTAGCAATTATTTTTGGTCGTACAAAGCGTCGAGTTGATGAGTTAACGCAAGCATTAAACTTACGTGGTTATAATGCAGAAGGGATTCATGGTGATTTAAGCCAAGCGAAACGTATTTCTGTATTGCGTCAATTCAAAGAAAACCAAATCGATATTCTTGTGGCGACAGATGTTGCAGCGCGTGGTCTTGATATTTCAGGTGTAACGCATGTTTACAACTTTGATATTCCACAGGACCCAGAAAGCTATGTACACCGTATTGGTCGTACTGGTCGTGCTGGTAAGTCAGGTCTTGCTGTTACATTCGTCACACCGCGTGAGATGGGCTATTTACGCATCGTTGAAGAAACGACGAAAAAGCGTATGACACCATTAAAGCCACCTACAACGAGTGAAGCATTAGTAGGTCAACAACAGCAATCAGTTGAACACTTAGTGGAATTAGTGCAATCTGCTGAGCTTAGCGATTACCGCTTATTGGCGGAGGAACTATTAGAAAATTATAATGCAGTTGATTTAATCGCTGCGGCATTAAAATCTGTGACACGTGAGCCAGATGCAACACCTGTAACAATTACAGAAGAGCGTCCATTGCCGATGCGCCGTGAGCGTGGTTCACAACAAGGTCGTGGTGGCAGTGGTCGCAATGACCGCAACCGCCGTAATGACCGTGGTGGTAGCCGTGACCGTGGACGCGACCGCAATCGTCCATCGTCAGACCGCAACCGTGACCGCCGTCGTGAAAGCAGCGGAAGCCGCCGCCCACGCC
- a CDS encoding alpha/beta hydrolase, whose amino-acid sequence MKQGILLLHGFSGGPYEIEPLTEYLRQHMKCDIVTPTYCGHGEELSMRGYKAQHWLMDAEIAYRQLAKKVDEITVIGFSMGGVIALYLAKRYPVKKLVLLSAAIKYMSPVQMLEDLRQMAKEAVKGHLKNNELFQRYERKLMTVPLSSMVEFMRIVKKVEPYIGHINVPTFIIQGEKDGIVPHIAAHFLFDSIPTEEKHLFLSANGKHHICYSDDCEEWFCEVLAFLCTT is encoded by the coding sequence GTGAAGCAAGGAATTTTATTACTGCATGGCTTTTCGGGTGGACCATATGAAATCGAGCCCTTAACAGAATATTTACGGCAGCATATGAAATGTGACATTGTGACACCTACTTATTGTGGGCACGGTGAGGAACTTTCTATGCGTGGCTATAAGGCACAGCACTGGTTAATGGATGCGGAAATTGCCTATCGCCAGCTAGCTAAAAAGGTCGATGAGATTACGGTTATTGGCTTTTCGATGGGCGGTGTTATCGCTTTATATTTAGCAAAGCGTTACCCTGTGAAAAAACTAGTACTATTAAGTGCTGCCATTAAGTATATGAGCCCAGTCCAAATGTTAGAGGATTTGCGCCAAATGGCAAAAGAGGCAGTAAAAGGACATTTAAAAAATAATGAATTATTTCAACGCTATGAGCGCAAACTAATGACTGTCCCACTAAGTTCGATGGTTGAATTTATGCGCATTGTGAAAAAGGTCGAGCCTTATATTGGGCATATCAATGTGCCCACATTTATTATCCAAGGAGAGAAGGACGGCATTGTTCCGCATATCGCAGCCCATTTTTTATTTGACAGTATTCCAACGGAAGAGAAGCATTTATTTTTATCGGCAAATGGTAAACATCATATTTGTTATAGCGATGATTGTGAAGAATGGTTTTGTGAGGTGCTGGCATTTCTTTGCACAACGTAA
- a CDS encoding UDP-N-acetylmuramoyl-tripeptide--D-alanyl-D-alanine ligase, with protein MKKTIKQLATWLKIDEQTHEDVVVTGVSIDTRTIQAGDLFVPFRGESVNGHKFVEQAFEKGAAASLWLNDEPNPPEDLPLIFVDDAEQALQQMAIAYRSEHKATFIGITGSNGKTSAKDIVASALAPYFKVQKTIANFNNQLGLPLTILQLDEDTEISVLEMGMSGFGEIELLARIARPHLAIITNIGEAHMQDLGSRAGIAQAKYEITQGLLEEGFLIYDGDEPLLCNLVAEDAYTEAKAFGFNTKHELYATHITATEEGSSFTVDGLIQGDFTIPILGKHQVKNTLAAMLICKAMNLTDEQIRTALAQIELTNMRMQLVPKGTLLFINDAYNAAPTSMRAAVDFMQTTTIRPEKWLVLGDMLELGDDEQAFHENMAKYIDKAAVQYICLYGTRMKWLYDKLAATFDAQHIIYSETDYMPIVEKIQADASEQSIILLKGSRGMKLETILTYLS; from the coding sequence GTGAAAAAAACAATAAAGCAGTTAGCTACATGGTTAAAAATAGATGAGCAAACACATGAGGATGTTGTTGTAACAGGTGTTTCAATTGATACTCGTACAATTCAAGCTGGAGATTTATTTGTGCCATTTCGAGGTGAATCAGTGAATGGTCATAAATTTGTTGAGCAAGCATTTGAAAAAGGGGCTGCTGCTTCCTTATGGCTTAACGATGAGCCAAATCCACCAGAGGATCTGCCGTTAATTTTTGTTGATGATGCTGAGCAAGCGTTGCAACAAATGGCTATTGCTTATCGCAGTGAGCATAAGGCGACATTTATCGGTATTACCGGCTCAAATGGCAAAACTTCTGCTAAAGATATCGTAGCGAGTGCATTAGCGCCATATTTTAAAGTGCAAAAAACAATCGCCAATTTCAATAACCAGTTAGGGCTGCCACTTACTATTTTACAGCTTGATGAAGATACGGAAATATCAGTGCTAGAGATGGGCATGAGTGGTTTTGGTGAAATTGAGCTTTTAGCCCGTATTGCGCGTCCACATTTGGCCATTATTACAAATATTGGTGAAGCGCATATGCAAGATTTAGGCTCGCGTGCGGGCATTGCACAAGCGAAATATGAAATTACGCAAGGCTTACTCGAAGAGGGCTTCCTTATTTACGATGGAGACGAACCGTTATTGTGCAATTTAGTGGCGGAGGATGCCTATACGGAGGCAAAAGCATTTGGCTTTAATACGAAGCATGAGCTCTATGCCACTCATATTACAGCTACGGAAGAGGGCAGTAGCTTTACGGTAGATGGTTTAATACAAGGCGATTTTACAATTCCTATTTTAGGTAAGCATCAAGTGAAAAATACGTTAGCTGCGATGCTTATATGTAAAGCGATGAATTTAACAGATGAGCAAATTCGCACAGCACTGGCACAAATTGAATTAACAAATATGCGTATGCAATTAGTGCCAAAGGGTACATTATTATTTATAAATGATGCCTATAATGCTGCACCAACATCAATGCGCGCAGCAGTTGATTTTATGCAAACAACGACTATCCGACCTGAAAAATGGCTTGTGCTTGGTGACATGCTTGAGCTTGGAGATGACGAGCAAGCCTTCCATGAAAATATGGCGAAATATATAGATAAAGCGGCTGTACAATACATTTGTTTATATGGTACTCGCATGAAATGGCTATACGATAAACTGGCCGCAACATTTGATGCGCAGCATATAATCTATAGCGAGACAGACTATATGCCAATCGTTGAAAAAATACAGGCTGATGCTAGTGAGCAGTCCATTATTTTATTAAAGGGCTCGCGCGGCATGAAGCTCGAAACAATTTTGACTTATTTGTCGTAA
- a CDS encoding D-alanine--D-alanine ligase — protein sequence MVKKIGLVYGGKSAEHEVSLSTATAVIKAVDFTSYEVYPIYITLDGEWRTGPQLTAPVETEGQLQFTREESKPNNITEFIEAHNAIQFDVIFPLLHGTNGEDGTVQGLFEVLNIPYVGNGVLSSAAAMDKVIMKQLFEIAGLQQVPYIYFIRSEWKSNPQSVVEKCEKQLIWPLFVKPANLGSSVGISKVNNSEQLIEAVELALQYDRKIVIEQGIVAREVEAGVLGNDEPQVSVAGEIKPTTEFYTYDSKYKDGSTALIIPTELSTQASEQLKDMAKRAFKILDCAGLVRADFFVTAEDKVLINEVNTMPGFTPFSMYPLLWQNTDVPYSQLIDRLIQLAVERYEEKQQLQYNKD from the coding sequence ATGGTAAAAAAAATAGGGTTAGTATATGGCGGGAAATCTGCGGAGCATGAAGTATCGCTATCGACAGCAACAGCGGTTATTAAGGCTGTCGATTTTACTAGCTATGAAGTGTATCCCATTTATATTACATTGGACGGTGAATGGCGTACAGGTCCCCAATTAACAGCTCCTGTAGAAACTGAGGGGCAATTACAATTTACTAGAGAAGAAAGCAAGCCAAATAATATTACGGAATTTATTGAAGCGCATAATGCTATTCAATTTGATGTCATTTTCCCGCTGTTGCACGGAACAAATGGAGAAGATGGAACGGTACAGGGCTTGTTTGAAGTATTAAATATTCCGTATGTTGGGAATGGCGTATTAAGCTCTGCTGCTGCTATGGATAAGGTTATCATGAAGCAGTTGTTTGAAATAGCAGGCTTACAGCAAGTTCCATATATTTATTTTATACGAAGTGAATGGAAGAGCAATCCGCAAAGTGTCGTAGAAAAATGTGAAAAGCAATTAATCTGGCCGTTATTTGTTAAGCCAGCAAACTTAGGTTCAAGTGTAGGAATTAGTAAAGTAAATAATAGTGAGCAGCTAATCGAGGCAGTGGAGCTTGCTCTTCAATATGACCGTAAAATAGTTATTGAGCAAGGGATAGTTGCCCGCGAGGTTGAAGCAGGAGTGTTAGGCAATGATGAGCCACAAGTGTCTGTAGCGGGTGAAATTAAACCTACAACAGAGTTTTACACATACGACTCAAAATATAAGGATGGTTCAACAGCGCTAATTATACCTACTGAACTTTCTACGCAAGCATCTGAGCAACTAAAAGATATGGCAAAGCGTGCATTTAAAATTTTAGATTGTGCAGGGCTTGTACGTGCAGATTTCTTTGTTACAGCAGAAGATAAGGTATTGATTAACGAAGTGAATACAATGCCGGGCTTTACACCTTTTAGCATGTATCCATTGCTATGGCAAAATACAGATGTGCCTTATTCGCAATTAATAGATAGATTAATTCAATTAGCTGTAGAGCGCTATGAAGAAAAGCAACAGCTTCAGTACAACAAAGATTGA
- a CDS encoding FtsW/RodA/SpoVE family cell cycle protein, producing the protein MENNRQFMKRFDWALAVILLMFLAISLLAIASAQTGGQYGNYNFVPKQLQWYLVGAIIISFVMYFEPDQYKKMSWYLYGIGILLLVVLLFMPDGVGQIAEKKNGAKSWYHIPGVGSIQPSEFMKTFFILATARLISKHHEKHLIRSLKTDFILLAKIGITLMIPLAFIMQQPDLGSSLVFIAITAALIIVAGISWKIILPVIVGGSAIGGALLWMALYMQDFLEKTFGFKSYQFARIYSWLDPYSYSSNEGYHLITSLNAIGSGEIFGKGFQGREVYVSENHTDFIFAVIGEDWGFVGASFVICLYFLLIYHLTKTTLLLKDPFCTYVCAGIIAMITFHVFENIGMTIQLLPITGIPLPFISYGGSSLMGNTLAIGLVFSMRFHYKTYMFSGNDDDE; encoded by the coding sequence ATGGAAAATAATCGTCAATTTATGAAGCGTTTTGATTGGGCACTTGCTGTCATATTATTAATGTTTCTCGCCATTAGTTTATTAGCTATAGCATCTGCTCAGACAGGTGGACAATACGGAAATTATAATTTTGTGCCAAAGCAATTACAATGGTATCTCGTAGGTGCAATTATTATTTCCTTCGTTATGTATTTCGAGCCAGACCAATACAAAAAAATGTCTTGGTATTTATATGGTATAGGTATTTTACTGCTAGTCGTTCTTCTTTTCATGCCCGACGGTGTCGGACAAATTGCTGAAAAAAAAAATGGAGCTAAAAGCTGGTATCATATCCCCGGTGTAGGTAGTATTCAACCTTCAGAGTTTATGAAAACCTTTTTCATTTTAGCTACAGCGAGGTTAATTAGTAAGCATCATGAAAAGCATTTAATCAGGTCATTAAAAACAGATTTTATTTTACTTGCTAAAATCGGGATTACACTCATGATACCATTAGCCTTTATTATGCAGCAGCCCGATCTTGGTTCATCGCTTGTTTTTATCGCCATTACAGCAGCACTTATTATTGTAGCAGGTATTTCATGGAAAATCATATTACCTGTTATTGTTGGTGGTAGTGCTATAGGCGGTGCACTACTTTGGATGGCACTTTATATGCAGGATTTTTTAGAAAAAACATTTGGTTTCAAATCGTATCAATTTGCCCGCATTTATTCCTGGCTCGACCCATATTCGTATTCTTCAAATGAAGGTTATCATCTTATCACTTCGCTTAATGCGATTGGCTCAGGGGAAATTTTTGGTAAAGGCTTTCAAGGTCGAGAAGTATACGTATCAGAAAACCATACCGACTTTATTTTTGCAGTAATCGGCGAGGACTGGGGCTTTGTCGGAGCAAGCTTTGTTATTTGCTTATACTTCTTATTAATCTATCATTTAACTAAAACGACATTACTGCTGAAAGACCCATTTTGCACATATGTTTGTGCCGGTATCATCGCAATGATTACATTCCATGTTTTTGAAAACATCGGTATGACGATTCAGCTTCTTCCAATTACAGGTATCCCATTGCCATTCATTAGCTATGGCGGAAGCTCGTTAATGGGGAATACACTCGCAATTGGGCTCGTCTTTAGTATGCGATTCCACTATAAAACATATATGTTCTCTGGTAATGACGATGATGAATAA
- a CDS encoding Lmo0850 family protein, with amino-acid sequence MAKEIDLKKIVSNLSKLGVNATVTKSRIELLKVLTPPVQSPQAQQA; translated from the coding sequence ATGGCGAAAGAAATCGACTTAAAGAAAATTGTTTCAAATTTATCTAAGTTAGGTGTGAACGCAACTGTTACAAAATCTCGCATCGAGCTTTTGAAAGTATTGACACCACCAGTACAATCACCACAAGCACAACAAGCATAA